Sequence from the Echinimonas agarilytica genome:
GTTCTTGGTTGCGGCATGGTGCATCCAAATGTATTGCGTAGTGTTGGAATCGACCCTGAAAAATATTGCGGATTTGCCTTTGGTATGGGGGTCGAGCGTTTAACTATGTTGCGCTATGGCGTCAATGACTTACGAGCGTTTTTTGAAAACGATCTTCGTTTCTTGCGTCAGTTTAACTAAGGAGAGCCCAGACGATGAAATTCAGTGAATCTTGGGTCCGCGAGTGGGTGAATCCTGCAATTAGCCGTGAACAACTGGCTGAACAAATTACCATGGCTGGACTTGAAGTAGACGGCGTTGATGCCGTTGCTGGTGAGTTTAGCGGTGTATTAGTGGGTGAAGTGGTTGAATGTGGCCAACATCCAGATGCCGATAAGCTACGTGTGACCAAAATCAATGTCGGTGACGATGAGTTGCTTGATATTGTTTGTGGTGCTGCAAACTGCCGTTTAGGTTTAAAAGTAGCGGTTGCAACAGTGGGAGCCGTGTTGCCGGGTAACTTTAAAATCAAGAAAGCAAAACTACGTGGGCAGCCTTCGTTTGGAATGCTGTGCGCTGAAGCAGAGCTGGGTATGGCTGAAGAGTCCGATGGCATCATGGAATTGCCAGCAGATGCTCCGGTTGGCGCAGATGTTCGTGAGTACCTACAGCTTGACGACGCCACCATTGAAGTTGACCTCACGCCAAACCGTAGTGACTGTTTGGGTATTAAAGGCTTGGCTCGTGAAATTGGCGTGTTGAATAACACCGCTGTGACCGAACCGACTTGGACCAACGCAGCTGTTACCATTGACGATGTCATCTCTATTGAACTTGCAGCTCCCGATGCGTGCCCTCGTTATCTAGGTCGTATCATCCGCAACATTAATATTGATGCAACAACACCGTTATGGATGGTTGAAAAGCTACGCCGCTGTGGCGTGCGTTCTATTGATCCTGTAGTTGATGTGACTAACTTTGTGCTGCTCGAAATGGGCCACCCAATGCATGCCTTCGATTTGAATCAGATCGAAGGTGGCATTGTGGTTCGTAAAGCGTCTGACAAAGAGCCATTGACGTTGCTTGACGGTAACGCGATTGAAGTTCGTTCAGACACATTAGTGATTGCCGATCAGCAAAAATCTCTCGCATTGGCGGGTATTTTTGGTGGCGACAAAAGCGGTGTTACACAGCAAACTAAAGATATTTTATTAGAGAGTGCATTCTTTGCACCGATTGCAATTGCCGGTAAAGCTCGGAGTTATGGCTTGCACACCGATGCATCGCACCGCTATGAGCGCGGTGTCGATTGGAAGTTGCAATCGATGGCAATGGAACGTGCTACAGCCTTGTTGGTTGATATTGTGGGCGGAGACGTGGGGCCAGTGGTTGAAGCGGTTAACGAAGCGCATTTACCAGCGGTACCTGCAATTGAATTACGTCAGGCCAAACTTGATCGCATTATCGGTATTCATATCGATCCAGCTCAAGTCTCTGAAATACTTGAACGTTTGGGTATGACAGTGTCAACTCTGAGTCAAGGTTGGTCGGTGGTGGTACCGTCATATCGATTCGATATCTCAATCGAAGAAGATTTGGTGGAAGAAGTCGCTCGAGTATACGGCTACAACAATATTCCAAATATCCCTCCAACGGCTAAGCTCGAGATGAATCGTCATCCTGAAGCCGCTGTGGTTGAAAATGAACTGAAAGAAATTTTGGTGGGGCGTGGCTACCAAGAAGCAATTACCTACAGCTTTGTCGATCCAAAAACGCAAAAGGTATTGTTCCCAGAGACTCAAGACTTAATTTTGCCACACCCTATATCGGTGGATATGTCGGCAATGCGCGTGAGCCTTTTACCCGGTTTACTGGCGACTGTGAAGCATAACCAAAACCGCCAACAACCTCGTGTTCGAATCTTTGAATTGGGACTACGCTTTTTACCGGAAGGCGACAACCAAGTTGTCCAAGAAAAAATGTTGAGTGGTGTGATCACGGGCAGTCGCTTTGAAGAACACTGGAGCGAGGGCGCTGCCGCCGTTGATTTCTATGATGTGAAAGGTGATGTTGAAGCGATCGTTGCTTCATTGGGTGGTGTTGGTGAATTTAGTTTTGCTCCTGAGGCTCATCCATCAATGCACCCGGGGCAGAGTGCTGCACTTTATCGTGGTCAACAATGTGTGGGTCATATTGGTGCTTTGCATCCATCTGCAGCGAAAAAGCTGGGATTGAAAGGGAAAATATTCGTATTTGAACTGTTAGTGAGTGCTTTGGGTGAGAAAGATTTGCCAAAAGCGCAAGCAATTAGCAAGTTCCCCGCCAATCGACGTGATTTTGCATTTGTTGTAAATGAAGCAGTAAATGC
This genomic interval carries:
- the pheT gene encoding phenylalanine--tRNA ligase subunit beta, giving the protein MKFSESWVREWVNPAISREQLAEQITMAGLEVDGVDAVAGEFSGVLVGEVVECGQHPDADKLRVTKINVGDDELLDIVCGAANCRLGLKVAVATVGAVLPGNFKIKKAKLRGQPSFGMLCAEAELGMAEESDGIMELPADAPVGADVREYLQLDDATIEVDLTPNRSDCLGIKGLAREIGVLNNTAVTEPTWTNAAVTIDDVISIELAAPDACPRYLGRIIRNINIDATTPLWMVEKLRRCGVRSIDPVVDVTNFVLLEMGHPMHAFDLNQIEGGIVVRKASDKEPLTLLDGNAIEVRSDTLVIADQQKSLALAGIFGGDKSGVTQQTKDILLESAFFAPIAIAGKARSYGLHTDASHRYERGVDWKLQSMAMERATALLVDIVGGDVGPVVEAVNEAHLPAVPAIELRQAKLDRIIGIHIDPAQVSEILERLGMTVSTLSQGWSVVVPSYRFDISIEEDLVEEVARVYGYNNIPNIPPTAKLEMNRHPEAAVVENELKEILVGRGYQEAITYSFVDPKTQKVLFPETQDLILPHPISVDMSAMRVSLLPGLLATVKHNQNRQQPRVRIFELGLRFLPEGDNQVVQEKMLSGVITGSRFEEHWSEGAAAVDFYDVKGDVEAIVASLGGVGEFSFAPEAHPSMHPGQSAALYRGQQCVGHIGALHPSAAKKLGLKGKIFVFELLVSALGEKDLPKAQAISKFPANRRDFAFVVNEAVNAQDVLDVIKKVGGNQVVSINLFDVYQGEGIAEGKKSLAIAITVQDLARTLEDKEISVLTDSVISAIVSDFNATLRE